CGCGCCCTAGGTAAACAGCCAGTCTCAAAAGTGGCGTTGGCTTTGGGGGAGTCGTAGCACTAAATGAACCAAACCGCTCGAATATTGGTAAATCTATCCCAACAACTGGTTTTTTCTTACGCCAACCCTGATCCTGGCGACATCAAGGTTGGTGTTATTGGCTATCCGTATGATTCCAATCATGCCAATTAGATGTGCCTCATTGAAGCGCCAATGCACTTAACGCCACACTAAAGATGCCAAGTGTATATAGACAACTCTTAGCCAACTATCCTATCTCTTTGTATGCGAGCACATGATTTTCATGTAACTCTCCATCAAGGTCGAAGCTTAAGTTACCAACATGGTAGAACCCTAATTTTCGATAGAAATCGCTCGCTTTCTGGTTATTTACCCAAGTAGATAACCAAAATGAAGCGCCATATTGAGCTTTAATTTCATCGATCAGTTTTCTGCCAATGCCCTGGTGCTGAAAATGCTCAGACACATAGAGTGTTGTGATTTCATATCCATGATTTTCAAGATTAAAGTGTGAAGCCAAATCAACCGCAATGAAGCCCACAAGATGTTCTTCGCGCAGGTAAACCCATATTTGGCAATCAGGGTTGTTTAGTAACTGCTGGAAGTGATGTTCTGTAAATGTCGACAAAGCATAATGAGAAATTTTCGCACGCAACCCTTGGGTTGCGTATGTATTTAGCCAAACCTGCAATGATAAAGCCGCTAAATCAAGGCAATCACTTGGTTTTGCTTTCCTGATCATCTGAATACATCCATTTTATCGTAATAACTCCCTGATATTTTGGTCCTGGTATACA
The genomic region above belongs to Vibrio ponticus and contains:
- a CDS encoding GNAT family N-acetyltransferase; its protein translation is MIRKAKPSDCLDLAALSLQVWLNTYATQGLRAKISHYALSTFTEHHFQQLLNNPDCQIWVYLREEHLVGFIAVDLASHFNLENHGYEITTLYVSEHFQHQGIGRKLIDEIKAQYGASFWLSTWVNNQKASDFYRKLGFYHVGNLSFDLDGELHENHVLAYKEIG